A stretch of Vigna angularis cultivar LongXiaoDou No.4 chromosome 4, ASM1680809v1, whole genome shotgun sequence DNA encodes these proteins:
- the LOC108331594 gene encoding PHD finger protein EHD3 yields MDNEVTIEDDNCVAEEGKHLNSKAMNDDVAIAHANGVAGEVRVLKSEPFSNGVGVGDKGVSGGVECLRTYKRRKKSSSRGKTQEQCRAGMATASGIADQDVKKPCDLALGNTSDDCSQGQWGNIVLNHLYQSLGDSNGGVEGCIREALNPKQNLAPTVMETFLIEKNGKRCSSQSELLSHRTGKEANRHADVMCNGCSSELPDHGVTEMCQRVLCNILTSEKFRSLCKALLENFQGMKPESVFDFTIMNSRMKEQAYEQSPALFLSDIQQVWGKLQDTGNEIVALAKSLSSMSTTSYSELVGVSAPSTFQDEKQPSCNREFGFLVKPEQTQDISMYRIGSCSRCGEKADDKDCLVCDSCEEIFHVSCIEPLVKEIIPHKSWYCARCTANGIGSPHEHCVLCERLNDEQTPNGIIGDESFPTIKETKHEFEENSNCTSDGIEVSVGEKTTPVCKICRNEVDGKKRKKVKICGHKFCSNKYYHVRCLTKKQLKSYGHCWYCPSCLCCVCLIDRDDDQIVICDGCDRGYHIYCLTPPQSSIPSGKWFCRLCDAGIQAIHKAKKAYESNEPSRKGRDAAKPNAKLDKKHRNKRARELERGGAMDMLLTAANTLNFEEKKAAIQIESQTT; encoded by the exons ATGGATAATGAGGTGACAATTGAAGATGATAATTGTGTTGCTGAAGAGGGAAAACATTTGAATAGTAAAGCCATGAATGATGATGTTGCAATTGCTCATGCAAATGGTGTTGCTGGAGAGGTTAGGGTCTTGAAAAGTGAACCTTTTAGTAATGGGGTGGGAGTTGGAGATAAAGGTGTTTCTGGTGGAGTGGAATGTTTGCGAACTTATAAGAGGCGTAAGAAGTCAAGTTCAAGAGGCAAAACTCAGGAACAATGCAGAGCAGGCATGGCAACTGCAAGTGGGATAGCGGATCAG GATGTGAAGAAACCATGTGATCTAGCTTTAGGCAATACTTCAGATGATTGTTCCCAAGGACAGTGGGGAAATATTGTACTAAATCACTTATATCAGTCATTAGGTGATAGCAATGGTGGTGTGGAGGGATGCATAAGGGAAGCACTTAATCCTAAACAAAACCTTGCCCCTACTGTTATG GAAACCTttctaattgaaaaaaatggtaaaagaTGCTCTTCGCAATCTGAGCTGCTTTCTCATAGAACAGGGAAGGAAGCTAATCGACATGCAGATGTCATGTGTAATGGATGTTCCAGTGAATTACCTGACCATGGTGTGACTGAGATGTGTCAACGTGTGCTCTGTAATATCTTAACCTCAGAAAAATTCCGCTCATTGTGTAAGGCTTTGCTTGAAAATTTCCAGGGAATGAAGCCTGAAAGTGTATTTGACTTTACGATCATGAACTCAAGGATGAAGGAGCAAGCTTATGAACAATCACCAGCACTCTTCTTGTCAGATATTCAACAG GTTTGGGGAAAGCTTCAAGACACGGGTAATGAGATTGTTGCTCTTGCCAAGAGCCTATCAAGCATGTCAACAACTTCCTACTCGGAGCTG GTAGGAGTTTCAGCACCGAGCACATTTCAAGATGAGAAGCAACCG TCCTGCAACCGAGAATTTGGCTTTCTCGTGAAACCAGAGCAGACGCAAGACATTTCTATGTACAGAATCGGCAGTTGCAGCCGTTGTGGAGAGAAGGCAGATGACAAAGACTGTTTGGTTTGTGATTCATGTGAGGAGATATTCCATGTGTCCTGTATTGAGCCGttagtgaaagaaataataccCCACAAAAGCTGGTATTGTGCCAGGTGTACTGCTAATGGGATTGGATCTCCACATGAGCATTGTGTACTATGTGAAAGGTTAAATGATGAACAGACCCCAAATGGCATAATTGGGGATGAAAGCTTTCCTACAATTAAGGAAACAAAACatgaatttgaagaaaattcAAATTGCACCTCTGATGGGATTGAAGTTTCTGTAGGTGAGAAAACAACTCCCGTTTGCAAAATTTGCAGAAATGAAGTGGATggtaaaaagagaaaaaaggtgAAAATATGTGGTCATAAGTTTTGCTCCAACAAGTACTACCATGTAAGGTGTTTAACAAAGAAGCAGTTAAAGTCATACGGTCACTGTTGGTACTGCCCTTCTTGTTTATGCTGTGTTTGCTTAATTGATCGAGATGATGATCAGATCGTTATCTGTGATGGCTGTGATCGTGGATATCACATCTATTGCTTGACACCTCCACAGTCTTCTATTCCTAGCGGGAAATGGTTCTGCAGACTCTGTGATGCTGGGATACAAGCCATTCACAAGGCTAAAAAGGCGTATGAAAGTAACGAGCCAAGCAGAAAAGGGAGAGATGCTGCTAAGCCAAATGCTAAACTTGATAAGAAACACAGAAATAAACGAGCAAGAGAATTGGAAAGAGGTGGTGCAATGGACATGCTTTTAACCGCAGCCAATACTCtgaattttgaagagaaaaaggcAGCAATCCAGATTGAGTCACAGACAACATGA